One region of Peribacillus simplex genomic DNA includes:
- a CDS encoding AI-2E family transporter, translated as MFKTKLHFWTLELLLLSLLFYVGTKISFLFEPIVIFTSTLFFPILISGFLYFLFNPTVDFLVKRRVPRGLAIVLLYVFFLGLVSLLVGLVGPSLSKQVTDLINNLPDYFNQVRKFIEDSAESKWFLWTVEQDYVPLQEVGDSLQKYLTNLPSNITNSLSSVFSVVTNITLVVVTVPFILFYMLKDGDKLPSSIMKFVPVRYRKPALTVLQETGGTLTTYIQGQMLVCLFVGIGTFIGYLIIGLPYAFLFALIGAVTNIIPYVGPFIGVAPAVIVALIHSPAEALLVILVVTVIQQLDGNFISPLVIGKKLNTHPLTIIILLLVAGNIAGIIGMILAVPTYSVVKTIVLNIVKFIRIRKEEKLEEDILE; from the coding sequence TTGTTCAAGACAAAACTGCATTTTTGGACGTTAGAGTTATTACTATTGTCTTTACTTTTTTATGTTGGTACAAAGATTTCTTTTCTTTTCGAACCAATAGTTATTTTTACATCTACATTGTTCTTTCCCATCTTGATTTCAGGTTTTCTCTACTTTTTGTTCAACCCCACTGTTGATTTCCTGGTTAAAAGAAGAGTGCCAAGGGGATTGGCCATAGTATTGCTTTATGTATTTTTCCTAGGATTGGTTAGTTTGTTGGTCGGTCTGGTTGGCCCATCACTTTCCAAACAGGTTACGGATTTAATCAATAACCTTCCGGATTATTTCAATCAAGTTAGGAAGTTCATTGAAGATTCAGCAGAGTCAAAATGGTTTTTGTGGACGGTGGAACAAGATTATGTCCCTTTGCAAGAAGTAGGAGATTCGCTTCAAAAATATTTGACGAATTTACCGAGTAATATAACGAACAGTTTATCTTCTGTTTTCAGCGTAGTGACGAATATAACATTAGTGGTCGTAACGGTTCCTTTCATCTTATTTTATATGTTGAAGGATGGGGATAAGCTTCCAAGCTCCATCATGAAGTTCGTACCGGTTCGCTATAGAAAACCAGCTTTAACAGTACTTCAGGAAACTGGCGGGACGCTTACTACATACATACAAGGACAGATGCTTGTTTGCTTGTTTGTTGGGATTGGAACGTTCATTGGGTATTTAATCATTGGTTTGCCTTACGCGTTCTTATTTGCGCTGATTGGTGCAGTAACTAATATCATTCCATATGTAGGTCCGTTTATCGGAGTGGCTCCTGCGGTCATAGTGGCATTGATTCATTCACCGGCCGAAGCGTTATTGGTCATTCTTGTTGTAACGGTCATCCAGCAACTGGATGGTAATTTCATTTCACCGTTAGTGATCGGGAAAAAATTGAACACACATCCGCTTACCATCATCATCCTATTGCTCGTCGCCGGAAATATTGCCGGTATCATCGGTATGATTTTGGCTGTTCCTA